The stretch of DNA AATTCAGGGGCAATCAAATTTACGAGGATTTCGCCGAAGCGTTCCGCGTGCATCGCTTGCACGGCTAGTCGCCATCATTGCCTGGCGAATCGAGGTGCTCAACCATTGGCCTTCGTCAACAAGTGGCAACCGGGCATTTCTGTCATTGTCAGCACGAAGCGTCCGCATTTTCTGGAAAAAATGTTTCATAACTACCGCAGACAGATTTGGGCCAAGAAAGAATTGATCGTTGTCGTAAACAAAGATTCGGTCGATATGTCCCGCTACCGGCAAATGGCCCGGCGGCTGCCGCATATCCGCGTTTTTCATCTTCCCGCCAGCCGTTTTACGTTAGGGCGATGTTTAAATTTCGCCACAAAGAGAGCCGTCTATCCGATCATCGCAAAAATGGACGACGACGAATACTACGCCCCGCTATATCTGGCCGGTATGATCGACGAATTTCGCAGATCGAATGCGGATATTGTCGGCAAGCAGGCCTATTATATGTATTTGCGGGGCAGCGGTATTCTGCTGCGCAGATTCAACAAGATGAACCGGTTCGTTCGCGTCGTTTCAGGCGGCACCCTTACGTTCAAACGAACAGTATGGCAAAAGGTGAAATTCCGCAATGTGCGCATCAGCGAAGACGTCATATTTTGCAAGGATGCCCATAGAGCAGGATTCCGCATCTATTCCGGGAATTTGTTCAATTTTTGCGCGATTCGCCGGAAAAACCCGAAAAGCCATACTTGGCAAGTGAATGATTGGGAATTTATCACCGAACCGCATTCGAAAATCATTGCCCGCACAACAGATTTCCGGCAATTTGTGATCGCGCGGTAGCCGTTTTTTTGCGTTATTTTGCCATCCCCAGCCTTGCTTTGACTTCATGCACCACTTGATTCCGGGATGCGCGGTCGTTGGCATAATCAAGTTGATTGACATCCAGCCAAAAAAGCGGCGAATGGCGGTAATTCCGATAGTGGTCGGCATAAAGGGCGTGCAGATTTCGCCAATATTGTTCGCTCACCGCCAATTCGTCCGCCCTTGCCCTTCTTTTGATTCTGGCTATTGCTTCTTCGGCAGTTACATCGAGGTAAATGACCAAATCCGGGGGCGTAAGCGAATTGATCAATGACTGATACAATCGTTTATATACGCGGTATTCTTCCGGCTTC from Bacilli bacterium encodes:
- a CDS encoding deoxynucleoside kinase — translated: MSVIVIDGMTGAGKSTLANILAEELRFDLIAEVFRDDDDLLGKYFSEGSRWCFPMQISFLTNRFIQYREAVAGENVIMDRSIFSDPIFACLYHANGDMKPEEYRVYKRLYQSLINSLTPPDLVIYLDVTAEEAIARIKRRARADELAVSEQYWRNLHALYADHYRNYRHSPLFWLDVNQLDYANDRASRNQVVHEVKARLGMAK
- a CDS encoding glycosyltransferase; its protein translation is MAFVNKWQPGISVIVSTKRPHFLEKMFHNYRRQIWAKKELIVVVNKDSVDMSRYRQMARRLPHIRVFHLPASRFTLGRCLNFATKRAVYPIIAKMDDDEYYAPLYLAGMIDEFRRSNADIVGKQAYYMYLRGSGILLRRFNKMNRFVRVVSGGTLTFKRTVWQKVKFRNVRISEDVIFCKDAHRAGFRIYSGNLFNFCAIRRKNPKSHTWQVNDWEFITEPHSKIIARTTDFRQFVIAR